From Neospora caninum Liverpool complete genome, chromosome VIII, a single genomic window includes:
- a CDS encoding putative tRNA splicing 2' phosphotransferase 1, translated as MNQKQEQGKGGAQSSTARRSGIIGFKKGATSGKPRDRVTHRDTLGCQRKTGNPMRKEKDKLYAFSRRLTKLLRHQAVQRGLAISPDGFVATSDILRLPENSRQDRITEEDIITVVQTDAKKRFSLRWRVPDEAGKDDQYEEVQFLTSTVGPVPQKYADDGSEGRCRRQLLCVGKLESPSPGNIAEVDRIMFDVGAPTPFSICGNYCSSCSSKLFPPRTDGAVLCIRANQGHSIACIDSEKLLRPVRSVFDLPSCCLRTGVTGFDSEEVVATVVHGTYWNRWDKIQTEGLSRMSRNHIHFACGFSSEKDGVISGMRATVDVLIFLDVKKALDEGLKLFVSSNDVVLSPGNEHGIIETRFFSKVVDKTTGEILFRGGDNCGSA; from the coding sequence AAAAACAGGAGCAAGGAAAAGGTGGCGCGCAATCAAGTACGGCGAGAAGGAGTGGGATAATTGGTTTTAAAAAGGGGGCAACTTCGGGGAAACCGCGCGACAGGGTCACTCATCGAGACACCCTCGGCTGTCAGAGGAAGACCGGTAACCCCAtgcggaaggaaaaagaTAAGCTTTATGCCTTCTCCCGTCGGCTTACAAAACTGTTGCGGCATCAGGCAGTGCAAAGGGGCCTGGCAATATCGCCGGATGGTTTCGTTGCTACTAGTGATATACTAAGACTGCCGGAGAATTCGAGGCAGGACAGGATTACGGAAGAAGATATCATCACAGTTGTACAGACTGACGCAAAAAAACgattttctcttcgctggcGAGTGCCTgacgaggcaggaaaagATGACCAATATGAAGAAGTACAGTTTTTAACGTCTACGGTAGGGCCAGTACCACAGAAGTACGCAGACGATGGTTCAGAGGGGAGATGCAGAAGGCAGCTTCTATGCGTGGGCAAATTAGAATCACCCTCTCCGGGTAATATTGCGGAAGTCGACCGGATCATGTTTGATGTCGGTGCCCCAACACCGTTCTCAATTTGTGGCAATTACTGTAGCAGTTGCTCTAGTAAACTCTTCCCGCCTCGGACTGACGGGGCTGTCCTGTGTATCAGGGCGAACCAGGGACATTCCATTGCTTGTATTGACAGTGAAAAACTGCTACGTCCAGTTCGCAGTGTGTTTGATCTTCCTTCCTGCTGCCTCCGAACAGGGGTCACTGGATTTGATTCGGAAGAAGTAGTAGCAACCGTTGTCCACGGAACTTACTGGAATCGTTGGGACAAGATACAAACTGAAGGCCTCTCTCGTATGTCAAGGAATCATATTCATTTTGCATGTGGGTTTTCgtcagagaaagacggagtTATTTCTGGAATGAGGGCAACCGTAGATGTGCTCATTTTTTTAGATGTGAAAAAAGCACTTGACGAGGGCCTAAAGCTGTTCGTCTCCTCGAACGACGTCGTCTTGTCGCCCGGAAATGAACATGGTATTATCGAGACACGCTTCTTCTCAAAAGTCGTCGACAAAACAACAGGGGAAATTCTTTTTCGTGGAGGTGACAACTGTGGCA